The following are encoded together in the Pedobacter steynii genome:
- a CDS encoding PAS domain-containing sensor histidine kinase yields MNSVNELKDSVLQKEELIAAMQLVEERTATLKAIIDGSDDAIISKNLQGIVTSWNPSAERIFGYSAAEMIGEPILKLIPADRVDEESDILNRMRAGERVNHFETKRLTKNGDLIDVSLTISPVKNATGQIIGISKIARNITFLKQAEEKSAILNAIIESTDDAIISKDLNSIITSWNISAERIFGYTAEEMIGQSILKLIPTDRHQEETMILSQLKKGERVDHFETKRMTKHGVLIDVSLTISPVKDKAGNIIGLSKIARDITDRKLDEQHKNDFVAIVSHELKTPLTSIRSYIQLALTKVKKQQDGFTEDVLTRANAQTQKMGMMINDFLNLSRLEEGKMSLNTSRFLLSDLVNEVIGEARLFAPSHVIACQRCPEATIQGDREKLGQVMNNLLSNAVKYSNPGTAINIYCDREKEKVKISFADQGMGISTEDQQHLFERFYRVADGHAKNVSGFGIGLYLVAEILKLHGSEIRVHSEPGKGSVFSFELPFEPVAFSAVDASV; encoded by the coding sequence ATGAATAGTGTTAACGAATTGAAAGATAGTGTCCTGCAAAAGGAAGAACTCATTGCAGCGATGCAGCTCGTGGAAGAAAGAACTGCAACCTTAAAGGCAATTATCGATGGTTCGGATGATGCGATTATCAGTAAAAATCTTCAGGGGATAGTGACCAGCTGGAACCCCTCGGCTGAGCGAATCTTCGGCTACAGCGCAGCGGAAATGATAGGGGAGCCCATATTGAAACTGATTCCGGCCGACAGGGTGGATGAAGAGTCTGATATTTTAAATAGAATGAGGGCGGGTGAACGCGTGAATCATTTTGAAACCAAAAGGCTCACGAAAAACGGCGATCTTATTGATGTGTCACTGACCATTTCTCCAGTTAAAAATGCTACCGGGCAGATTATTGGAATCTCTAAAATCGCGAGGAATATTACCTTCCTTAAACAGGCGGAAGAAAAAAGTGCCATACTCAATGCCATTATAGAGTCAACTGATGACGCGATCATTAGTAAAGACCTTAATAGCATCATTACCAGTTGGAATATTTCTGCGGAAAGGATATTTGGTTATACAGCAGAAGAAATGATTGGCCAGTCTATATTAAAGCTTATTCCTACAGACCGTCATCAGGAGGAAACAATGATCCTCAGTCAACTGAAAAAAGGGGAGCGGGTAGATCATTTTGAAACCAAAAGAATGACTAAACATGGAGTGTTGATTGACGTTTCCCTAACGATCTCTCCGGTAAAAGATAAAGCCGGAAACATCATCGGTCTGTCTAAGATTGCCAGGGATATTACCGATAGAAAGCTGGATGAACAGCACAAGAACGATTTTGTAGCCATTGTTAGCCATGAGCTAAAAACGCCGTTGACTTCTATCAGATCCTATATTCAACTGGCACTGACCAAAGTCAAAAAACAACAGGATGGATTTACTGAGGATGTTTTGACCAGAGCAAATGCACAGACGCAGAAGATGGGTATGATGATTAACGATTTTTTAAATCTTTCCCGGTTAGAGGAAGGTAAAATGTCTTTAAATACCTCCCGATTCCTATTGTCTGATTTGGTTAATGAGGTGATTGGGGAAGCACGTCTTTTCGCTCCAAGTCATGTTATTGCCTGTCAGCGCTGCCCTGAAGCGACGATTCAGGGAGACCGGGAAAAGCTCGGCCAGGTGATGAACAATCTCCTGAGTAATGCTGTTAAATATTCTAACCCAGGTACAGCGATAAATATTTACTGCGATAGAGAAAAGGAAAAAGTGAAGATCAGTTTTGCTGATCAGGGTATGGGAATTTCAACTGAAGATCAGCAGCATTTGTTTGAACGGTTTTATCGGGTTGCAGACGGACATGCGAAAAATGTTTCCGGCTTCGGGATTGGCTTATACCTTGTCGCAGAAATTCTGAAATTGCATGGCAGCGAAATCAGGGTGCACAGTGAGCCTGGTAAAGGATCGGTATTCTCTTTTGAATTGCCATTTGAACCCGTTGCTTTTAGCGCAGTGGATGCATCCGTTTAG